In the Bos mutus isolate GX-2022 chromosome 15, NWIPB_WYAK_1.1, whole genome shotgun sequence genome, CCCCTGGGTAATGGGCTAACAGACACCCATTCTTTGGAAAGAGGATTGTAAGATTCAACATCTAAGAGACTTTTAATGTCCTGAGATCCTCTAGTTTTTCCACCTATGACAAATAATTTATTGAGAGCCATAACTGATGTATGCATGGTTCTTGGTGTTTTCATAGTTGATACCaggaaaaaatcatttttgacTGGACAGTAGCACCAGGTTTGATCAGTGGCATCATGATATGATTCTGCAATATGAAGCCGAACTGTTCTACAACATGGCCCTTTGCAACCACCTGTCAAGAATATTTTCTCCCCATAACTAGACAGACTAGATCCTGGCAAATCAATCAGGTGTGACTGTGGCAGTATCTTCCATGAATCACTTTTAATATTATAGCAAAACGTATACtgagcttctccattttcctcagttttgtgaacaaatatgtatttttcagttgTGGATGGTCGAGCATCAGGGAAAAGTCCACCAGAACCTTGCACACACTTAATTGCATCCATGATTATGTCAAAACAGTTTGTGCTTTTGAGTAAACACTCTTCATTGAGTAGACAATCTTGAAGTGTCTCCTCAGATAACTGACATAAtcttacttttttaattaaataaggcAGATGTTTTTGCCTTGATTCTAAGTTATGTTTAGTCCAACTAAGGACAACTTTCAGTACAGTTTCTTCTTCAGGAACATTTAATTCATCTGATTCCAAACACTTTTGCAGTACTCCAAAATTCATCTCTAAGAAATCACTggatttaaataataaagaaaagtgaTGTTGTACAAAGTATAAAGCATGGTCAAACAAACGGGCAGAGCCATAGCTATCTGATATAGATAATAATTGTAAACAATTGACAAGattaatactttttattaaaaagtcaCTGCAAGCTTTGGATAGGAAGGAAACTTGAAGAAATGATGACAACTGGAAGAACATTTCCACATTATCATCTGTTATCTTTGTTTTTCCAGTATAGGCATAATCAAGAAATGCTTTTACTGCTTTGGAGGACAAATTAGTAATGGTAACACTTCCACCATCTCTTTCTTTCATGTTTACTTCAAACATAGCCCTGCAAAAATGaacacagaagaacaaataaacaggaatatttttttccaagaTAATTTTCAATATGACCTTAAAGAGGTTTCCTTCACTCTTAggttgatataaaatatatttacaaaatacatttttaaagcatcCTAATAAATTAATATCTATAATAGAGACCATattatttatctgtaaaatacacatattacACAATACcacattgaaaaatatataattacagcTAAGCCATAGCAATGAATCCAAAGGCTTTAAAAAGATTCAAATTTTGTGTCTGATTTGATGTTCTTATACATTATTCATAAAATTGGGGTAAAATCTAATGGCTGAATTTATTTACCTATGGATTAATTTAGTATCAACTCTGCAGGTTATAactaaaattacttaaaatacagGATAAACTTACATATACATTATCCCCATCTGGTAATGTTGATACCACTCTAAGAAACTGGGAACATTTTTGGCTCATTTTAAGCAAaagtataaattatttggaaatgtTTAGGCAGGAGACTAAGAATATTTCATGACTGGCTTTGGTAAGAACAATATTGCCATCCATCCTTAATTAACTTTATATCCAGACTTACTAATTTTTACACTTTAAACAAACCCATTAAGATGGTTTTCAGTAGAactgcaaataaaaattaaggttAAAGAGGAAAGGACTACAACAAACAACTAAAGATTGCCAGTTGAACATTCATTAAGACTAAAGATCATCTGACTTTGGGCCTGGTTTAACATTGGTTTGTTTTTGTACCAGTATTGTCCAGGATACCTTTGTGAGCAGTGCCCAAGTACTCTGCAGGCATGCTTAGTTGGTTAGCGTGTTAAGACTCTTttcaactgcatggactgtagcccgccaggctcctctgtccatgggatttcccaggtaagaatactggggtgggttgccatttcttcttcagggtatcttcccaacccaggtttcaaacccacatctccagcactgtaggtggattctttaccatctgagctatgagggaagcccccaagtaGTACTGGGGGAAAACTAAATTTCATTATTGAAGTCTATTCTAGAGAGTAACTAAAGCTACTAAAGAAACACTAGTGTCCACCTGAAAAATATGAGGAGGCTTCCAAATACAGAACACTCCTTAGGAAAAGGATGATAAAGCCCCTTTCTAATAGGGATATTCAATACTTCTTAATATAATAACAAATAAACATGGTTACAAAAATTTATACATGTTCCACATTGTGCAGGATATTTCAATGTGATCAACTTAGAAACATTAACCTGTGGTGATAATCGTATTAGATTATTAAGACATCTATAGTCAGTTTAAGGTAATAATAAGAGTGTGGCCTCTAGAACAGGGCTGCCttattaactgtgtgaccttggggagcTAACAACTTAATCGTGCTTCAAATTCTTCTGAAAATGCGGATACTAGTAGTACCTATGCCACAGAGTTATGAGAGGAACAACTAAGTTAACTGATGCAAAATATTAGCCgttattggagtaggaaatggcaacccagtctagtattcttgcctgaaaaactccatgaacagagaagcctggtgagctacagcccatggggttgcattGCAACTGAGCACATTAGCTGTTACtatcattttaaggaaaaaaagttttctaaaatcaTATGCATTTCTAATTTACCATCAGCTTCCACACTGTCCATGAGAAGACATGTAATATCATATTTATATACTTCATCCTATTCATCTTTAAAGTATTCAGTTAACTTCCATCTCAAATTTACTGTGTTATCATAAACTGGTTATACAATAGTGTGCTTCTTTTTGAATCTTGTCTCCAGGGACTTTACATTTCAATCATAATTTTCgtttttcaaaaacattataaAGGGCATTTACCATGCACTGTGTACTTttctgctatttttaattttacataccCCAGTATTCCTGTAAGTTTATAGCCCAATACTCCAGTGAGTTTTATCATAACACAAAATTATGAATCAGTGGCCTTATCTACAAGAGTGTAAATTATATAGACCTTCTAACTACATTTGTACACATTTTTATGTGAACTATATACTCATTTagtaaaatatatcataaaaGATTCAGGTCATTATAAAATTGTCTTTTGTTTTACTTCAGAACaggtacaaattttaaaaaacactgtttttaacagtaatttttaaaaattgaaaacagatcCCTAAAAAGCTAAGCTGTAGGCATAACTCCAACATAAACAGTAGAGAGGACTGCTAATTCAAATGTCACATGAACTTCTTATTTTGTTAACATGCAAACTttataaggaaataaaactgCATGTTCATaccaaattatttccattttttggctagatttggaaataatttcagctaaaaaaaaagtcagctaataataataataatactaaattCAGCTTAATAACAATTTAATTCAACAACAATAACTGAAAGTAGTGGACACTAATCAATTGTTATTTAGTTTCTAGTGTCTGActcactgcaaccccatggaccataacccacaaggctcctctatccatgggatttcccaggcaggaatactagagtgggttgccatttccttttccacgggatcttcctgaccgagagattgaacctgcctctcctgtattggcaggtggattctttaccaccaagacaccagggaagactgaCCTAATCATTGCATATATGTTATTTCATTCAACTCTCACTAATGACTTTATGAGCTAGGTCCTATTTGTCTTATCCtaattttttacaaataaagaaactgaagcataAAGAGGCTAAGTTACCTAAGTTCAGTCTAATAAGTGGTGGAGCTGGAATTTAGATTTAGGGCATGTGTATAAAGAGGCCAAATACTTACCTATTATACTGTACTGCTTCCTCTAATGAAGAGGTGATATGAAGGATAAGGGAACAAAAAAAgagttccttggaagaaaaactgaattCAAAGGGAAGTGGAAAGAAACTAGTGGAATCTGAAAATGGGAGAGCATAAGGCCAGTTAGGGCCCCAGTGGAGGCTGAAGAATAACTTAGGTTACCtgagagaagaaatgagaagaatACCTGAAGACATATAGTCTAGTTAGGCAAAAAGCTAGTAAAAGGTGTAGTTCCCCTTGTCCTCAGTAAACTGTGATGTAGCACTGAGCCACTGCTCTCAAATTCAAAGCAGGAAACCCTAGAGAAACTGGTGTTTAGTGACTTCCACTGGTGGTCGAGTGGATAAGACTctacgcttccaatgcaggggggcacGGTCTCATCCCTCatcaggaaatgaagatcccacatgccacatagaagagtcaaaaaaaaaaaaaaaaaaggtgtttagTGAGTAGTAGATATCAATAAACTTGCTGAATGAAGTACAACCTGTAAGATTTAATCTTGAGCAATAAGGGTATGGTTTAATTATATGTTGGTAGTAAAACGAGTTAAATTAAGGATTAAAACCAGTATACGTTAACTTGTATCTAGATGTTTTTGTATCTTATATCTTGCTCTTTTTTTATCAAGTTTGTTAGAGATTTAAACTCTGCTTACTTAGAATTGCTTCTAAAACTGAACTTAACGCAAAATATTGCACTTAAGATTTAAGTTTATTAAAGTATGACTAGGAGGCCTGAAGGTCAGGATGTCAGCAAGAGAGGTTTACCTGCCTGACAAATAGGTCTCAGAGGTACTATCTTCATACGGTTACCACAATACTAAGGTCATGTGTCTGACCCTTAACTACGAAGAATCAGAAACCCACTGTCATCATAGTGGATTCTAACAGtgttatgactagtgcattccTTGTAGGATGATTTACTTGGGGAACAGAATTATACTCAGAATCAAAACAAGTTGAGTGCTCTCCAGAAATGGCTCTGGAAGTACTTCTCCCCACTTTAGGACAATCCAggctaaagagaagagaaactctCCGCATTAGAGTACCTCTTCCCTGGACAATCCATGGGATACAACACATgtccaaaatgtatttttttctcagatGCCTCATTTTCTTTGAGCTTGGCTTCCATTTCTGCTCAGtctatccttttctcttttgccaaaTTATACAGTGCAGGGGACCTCCCAAACAAAACTGACCCCacatcaaaacaattttttttttccagaacagtAAGGACTAATGTTTAACTTTGGGAAATCCTAGCCTGGGAAGACTTGAGCTTTAAAAAAAGGTattcttatattttcatatttaaaaaatcattagttAATCTACGTTCTAAGTATCTCTTTTTAAGTATTAAAGATTACTATTCCATACTCTGTAGGGGAAAAACTCAGTTACAGTCATAAAAACAACTTAATTAGTGGTATCATAAAATCTGAGGGATAGACAGACAAGGTAAAAGTACCTGAAAAAGTCACTGCATGCTGCTAACACACAACGATGACATGGGATTGTTTCATCTTTCatgattattttgaaatcataAAAGATATTTTGTTCTCGAAAATTCTGTAGTATACTTAAGATTTTCTGTCCATGATCTTCTGACACAAGGAAGTTGTTTTTCTTCTCAGATGGAATTCCATTACATGAGCCTTTTTGATTGAAATTATATGAATTATCCATAGCCACTTCTATCTGTTCTTagaactagaaggaaaaaaaaaacaaatcactgaTGTAGCAGAGTCTTAATGAATTTTCAGATCTAAAATTCGCCCTCTTAGTGTAAATCACAAAAAAATGCTCACTAAAAACAATTATAATGGTAAATCTTGTCCCACACATTTGTTTTCATGACATTTAACAGtaaattccttttaaatttttataaatattgagctcactgaaataaaaagtatGTTATTTAGTAATAAAGTTCGAGGCTATATAATTGCATTAAATAGTACAATTACAAGTTGTATTAAAACCTGACATAGAATCTGACTACATGTCTAGTCTTGTTACATGTAAGTGGTATAGCTTTTATAAGCAGGTATCATTTGAGTATCTATCTAACACACCCCTCTCCACTCCCATCCTTTTCCTTCTGGTAGCAAACCAGATGTTAAAATGTTGATATTGAAGCAAAGGTACATGTCTTCTGGGTTACACTTACAACtggttgaaaaagaaaaggatgttaAATTAACTGGTTATGGCCTTTAGTAAGGAAGGAAAAGTCAACATTGGTTCAAGCTGTCCTAAAAATTTGAAAGTAGGAAAGCCTTTTAAGTGAGGTCAGAAATCCAAGATAGCTGAAGGCCAGATTAACTGACTTTCCCAAACCACAAATTTAGTTTTGAGCATAAAAGTTTATACcacaaaaagcaagaaagtaggaAACAGAAAGACAGTAAGATTGGGATCTAGGTGAGTCAGAGAAATAGGAAATCTTGATTCCTTAGCATACTTCTGTTCTGGTTATTTACTGCTTTGCAaatcaccccaaaacttagtggtttAAGACAACTTAGTCTCTCACGGTTCTGCAGGGTTAGATGGAGCTTCTTATTTGCAGGCTTTCACATGGTCAGTCAGGTGGCAGCTCTGGCTGAAGGCCTGATCGGGTCAGAGTCAGGTGGCAGCTCACCTGAAGGCCTGATTAACCTGGGTGAGAGGTCCAGTATGATTTCCTCACTCACATCTCCTTCATATGGGATGGACAGCTAGAACAGAcagggctctctccccttcttGATCCACtctctccatcagttcagttcagttcagtcactcagtcgtgtctgactctttgcgaccccatggatcacagcacgccaggcctccctgtccatcaccaactcctggagttcactcaaactcatgtccatcgagtaggtgatgccatccagccatctcatcctctgtcgtccccttctcctcctgcccccaatccctcccagcatcagagtctttttcaatgagtcaactcttcgcaggaggtggccaaagcaaTACTTCCTCAGAGCATGGCAGTCTCAGGGTAGCTAGACTTCTTACATGGTAGCTGTGTTCTAGAGGAGGAGTTTCAAGCCCAGGTGAAAGCTAGACGCTGGAGAAGTAGTCTGAATTGTCCTACAACATCAATCAAAGCTTCATTCTAAGACTGAGACAATCATCTCTGTGTTATCCAAAATAGTAAGCATGAGCCAtgtataccaatttacatttaaactatttaaatttaaataaaagtttagttCCTTGGTATAGCCATATTTTAAGTAGTCAGTAGCTATATGTAATATGGTGGTtacttttatgtgtcaacttgattgGGCCATGGGGGTACCCAGATATTTGGCTAAACATTTTATCTGGGTAtgtctgtgaaggtgtttttggatgagactAACATCTGAATCAGCAGACTGAGGAAAGCAGGTTGCTTTACTTAATGTGAGTGGAACTCACTGAATCCATTAAAGGCCTGCAAAGAACAAAGGGTCCAGTAAGAAAGAATTTTTTCTGTCTGCAAGACTGTCTTTGAGTTGGAGTATCAGACTTCTCCTTCCTTTGGACTAAAACTTGGATTACAACTTTCCTGCTAATTTTACTACTAGGACCAGTTTTCTGATGTTAGGACTGCTTAGTTTCCATAAGCATATAAGCTAACTCTACAGAGTAAATCAATCTATCTTCCCTCCAattggctctgtttctctggagaccaCTAATACATGTGGCTAATGATTACTGCAGTGTACTGTATACAGTGTACTGTATACAGGAAATAAGGAATATTTCCATCATCATAGAAAGTTAGTGACTAGCTGATGTACTATAAAATAATGTGCCTGTGTTAAGAgtgtatgtgcacacatgtgcaggAGGCAGTAATATGATGTAATTTGCAGTAGTATTAGAAAAATAAGTTACCTGCAGTCATTTTGTGAGCAGTGTTCTGAGTAACTATAAGGAGGGAGATATATTAAGAATGAAGGTGGGAGTGAACTTTGTGGAAATGAAAGAATATGTAAATCAAATAGAGATGAAAAAAGGGAAACTTTCAAAAACAGTATCTTTAAGGGTATAAAAAATGGATGCCCCATTCTGCAGATTTAGGTAGAGGATCATGACGTATCATAAATTGAGGACGCCTGTAGTaaacttccattttcatttctgtgccTGCTACACATGCTTTAATATATTGCCAGTATGCAAAGAGTTTCAAATTGGATGATTACAGGTCTTGGGAAGTAGAATTGCTTCTGATTCTGACAGCATGCCTCACTTTCTGCGTGCCTCACAGATTCGATGTTATTACCAAATGTTGTAAAtctgaatttaagaaaattccaAAGCAGTTGCTTAGAAGCTGAAAGGCACAGTAGTGATGAGAAATAGCTCTAGAAAAAAACATATTCAAGGAATGGCTCTAAATGTGAGTGCCAATAGTTATGGTTTTCCTCTAGCCAGGTCAAAGCTTTGTTTCTAGGTTGCTCCTGTTTTCTCTCTGACCCCCATATCTTAGAACCTTGCTGTTGTCATCTAGGAAATAAAGTCTCAAAGGACATCACTGGTTTCAAATTTCAAATATCAAACAAAGCAGATGCAAGACATACAATACGAAGGAACAAATGGTAAATTTGTTCTGCCACTCTCCTTTAGAGAGATGCTACAGGCATCTGATGGAACTTCAGTTGCTgacaaatcatgaaaaaaaatcacaagaagggagagaaagaaagtcaAGTATCACTCAAATTCATCAACAGCAACCATGTCTATTCTGTGAGACAGTATCTTAAACTGTTTCTCTAATGTAGCACATGGACCACCAAAGGTCCCTGAAACCCTCTCAGGAGTCtgtgaaattaaaacaattttcataCAAACATTAAGTAGTTGCTTTTCTCACTATTCTGACACTTGCACTGATGGTACAAAAGAAATGTGAATGAAATTGCTACCATCAAGGAATACACCTATTTATTCTATTCTTCACCCCAAGCACTCAGAAGAGGGAAAAAGTCAACTTCACTTAAAACTGTCCTTAGTGAAGCGCTAAAAATTCTGGATTTTATAAAAGCTTGCTCCTTAAGGATACATCTTTTTAATTCCATGTGACAAaatgggaagcccacatagaGCACTTCTGCTACGTGCCCAAGAACTACGCAGTCTTGAGGAAAAGCACAGATGCAGCTACCATTTATACGGAATGTCAAATGACAGACACATTATGGCTATTCTATCTTGCGTATTTGGCAGATATGCTCAAAAGTGAAGGAAGTGAACCTGCCATTTTGAGGAAAAGAACTGAGAATATTTGTTGTCAATAAAATTGAGCTCACAgacaaataaacacaaagaatgaaGTGTCATAAAAGGAGAAAGATAATAAAAGGCTTGGGCTCCAAAGAAACGTAAGGCAGAAAACAGTTGTATTAGAgttcttcagagaaaaaaaaaccaataggCTACATATTTGGCTATAAAgctatttgttatatatataactaCTGATATACATGTGATATCTATGTGggttctgtgtgtatatgtatattcgtGTGTgtaaatatagtatatatgtatatcagttgagttgctcattcgtgtctgactctttgcaaccccatgaatcacagcacgccaggcctctctgccgatcaccaactctcggagtttacccaaaatcatgtccatcgagtcggtgatgccatctagccaactcgtcctctgtcatccccctctcctcctgcctccaatccctcccagcatcagagtcttttcca is a window encoding:
- the KBTBD3 gene encoding kelch repeat and BTB domain-containing protein 3 isoform X2 gives rise to the protein MSSDSTSFFPLPFEFSFSSKELFFCSLILHITSSLEEAVQYNRAMFEVNMKERDGGSVTITNLSSKAVKAFLDYAYTGKTKITDDNVEMFFQLSSFLQVSFLSKACSDFLIKSINLVNCLQLLSISDSYGSARLFDHALYFVQHHFSLLFKSSDFLEMNFGVLQKCLESDELNVPEEETVLKVVLSWTKHNLESRQKHLPYLIKKVRLCQLSEETLQDCLLNEECLLKSTNCFDIIMDAIKCVQGSGGLFPDARPSTTEKYIFVHKTEENGEAQYTFCYNIKSDSWKILPQSHLIDLPGSSLSSYGEKIFLTGGCKGPCCRTVRLHIAESYHDATDQTWCYCPVKNDFFLVSTMKTPRTMHTSVMALNKLFVIGGKTRGSQDIKSLLDVESYNPLSKEWVSVSPLPRGIYYPEASACQNVIYVLGSEVEITDAFNPSLDCFFNYNATTDQWSELVAEFGQFFHATLIKAVPVNCTLYICDLSTYKVYSFCPDTCVWKGEGSFECAGFNAGAVGIEDKIYILGGDYAPDEITDEVQVYHSSRSEWEEVSPMPRALTEFYCQVIQFNKYRDPWFSNHF
- the KBTBD3 gene encoding kelch repeat and BTB domain-containing protein 3 isoform X1 codes for the protein MDNSYNFNQKGSCNGIPSEKKNNFLVSEDHGQKILSILQNFREQNIFYDFKIIMKDETIPCHRCVLAACSDFFRAMFEVNMKERDGGSVTITNLSSKAVKAFLDYAYTGKTKITDDNVEMFFQLSSFLQVSFLSKACSDFLIKSINLVNCLQLLSISDSYGSARLFDHALYFVQHHFSLLFKSSDFLEMNFGVLQKCLESDELNVPEEETVLKVVLSWTKHNLESRQKHLPYLIKKVRLCQLSEETLQDCLLNEECLLKSTNCFDIIMDAIKCVQGSGGLFPDARPSTTEKYIFVHKTEENGEAQYTFCYNIKSDSWKILPQSHLIDLPGSSLSSYGEKIFLTGGCKGPCCRTVRLHIAESYHDATDQTWCYCPVKNDFFLVSTMKTPRTMHTSVMALNKLFVIGGKTRGSQDIKSLLDVESYNPLSKEWVSVSPLPRGIYYPEASACQNVIYVLGSEVEITDAFNPSLDCFFNYNATTDQWSELVAEFGQFFHATLIKAVPVNCTLYICDLSTYKVYSFCPDTCVWKGEGSFECAGFNAGAVGIEDKIYILGGDYAPDEITDEVQVYHSSRSEWEEVSPMPRALTEFYCQVIQFNKYRDPWFSNHF